The following coding sequences are from one Ancylothrix sp. D3o window:
- a CDS encoding PAS domain S-box protein, with product MNLLNGRNAPIYSNLLKNMRIGGWCWDLQRKHLELLGIMHEWLPPEGSENLLNILFGMVHPEDYAVAEQLLSFNTISGSEEIEFRVFYQEAWHTLIGSSQVFYEGHTPRFIVGMVSDITTTKLSQEALIASEAKWRMLVQNSTDTYLILDETYSICYASTSVKNILGEGEDVVVRKKLLDWVCWSDRAAVLKALQLLSGSPDGESMTIEFCVQNNQGEKRYLEAVISNCISNPYIAGITLNCRDVTQRFLAQQKLAESEAINASLIKAVPDILIRLDREGRYIDFISPSGKTPYLPLDKIIGQPLTAVLPAEVAARAMDAINDARITGTPQKMVYSLEENSKRYHYEARITMTDNTEILVIIRDITDEAQLKEQFLKHKNLLQAVVDRTDIILYAIDTDGIFTLSEGKGLEKLGLQPGEVVGKSVFNLYKDYPDVFYRMKEGLQGRSAQWISKIENHVYSSVAQPIVDDNGVVRGVVGFSIEKTSAYHSDYQLKESIDSLKREQLKTRLLSRLAISEQKTLDRSLLFEIKNALDAEVCCLLDGGDGVSNIETTDNFPAFLLTKLEDADEASNLAVQFQQVDANLVRFSKLSRQAKFALLFWKQTPWDTELCSFIHALACLLSRPLFDS from the coding sequence ATGAATTTATTAAACGGTAGAAATGCTCCCATCTATTCCAATTTGCTAAAAAATATGAGGATAGGGGGTTGGTGTTGGGATTTACAGAGAAAACATTTAGAATTGTTGGGCATCATGCACGAATGGTTGCCACCAGAAGGTTCAGAAAACCTACTAAATATTTTGTTTGGCATGGTACACCCAGAAGATTATGCAGTTGCCGAACAATTGCTCAGCTTCAATACGATTTCAGGTTCAGAAGAAATTGAATTTAGAGTATTTTATCAGGAAGCATGGCACACTTTAATTGGAAGCTCTCAAGTTTTTTATGAAGGACATACACCCCGTTTTATTGTGGGGATGGTAAGTGATATAACGACAACCAAGCTATCCCAAGAAGCTTTAATTGCTTCTGAGGCAAAATGGAGAATGCTTGTCCAGAATTCAACAGACACTTACTTGATTTTAGATGAAACCTACTCAATTTGCTATGCCAGCACTTCAGTGAAAAACATCCTGGGAGAGGGGGAAGACGTAGTAGTTAGGAAAAAACTACTAGATTGGGTATGCTGGTCGGATAGAGCGGCTGTTTTAAAAGCGTTGCAGTTGCTATCAGGTTCACCAGATGGAGAATCGATGACAATAGAGTTTTGTGTCCAGAATAATCAAGGGGAAAAGCGTTATCTGGAGGCGGTTATCTCTAATTGTATCAGTAATCCATATATAGCTGGTATTACTTTGAATTGTCGGGATGTTACTCAGCGCTTCCTTGCTCAACAAAAATTGGCAGAAAGTGAAGCCATTAATGCTTCCTTAATTAAAGCAGTTCCTGACATTTTAATTAGGCTAGATCGTGAGGGACGTTACATAGACTTTATTTCACCATCTGGTAAAACTCCTTATCTGCCTTTAGATAAAATCATTGGCCAACCCCTGACTGCCGTCTTACCGGCAGAGGTTGCAGCAAGAGCAATGGATGCGATAAACGATGCCCGTATTACCGGCACTCCTCAAAAGATGGTTTATTCTTTAGAAGAAAATTCAAAGCGTTATCATTATGAGGCAAGGATTACTATGACTGATAATACTGAAATTTTGGTGATTATCCGAGATATTACAGATGAAGCCCAATTGAAAGAACAGTTTTTAAAGCATAAAAATTTATTACAAGCAGTAGTTGATAGGACAGATATTATTTTGTATGCAATAGATACTGATGGGATTTTTACTTTATCAGAGGGTAAAGGGCTAGAGAAGCTAGGCTTACAACCAGGAGAAGTTGTAGGAAAGTCCGTGTTTAATTTGTATAAAGATTACCCAGACGTTTTTTATAGAATGAAAGAAGGCTTGCAAGGCCGGTCGGCACAATGGATTAGTAAAATAGAAAATCATGTGTACTCAAGTGTAGCCCAGCCAATAGTTGATGATAATGGGGTAGTAAGGGGAGTGGTAGGCTTCTCTATTGAGAAAACTTCTGCCTATCATTCTGATTACCAACTAAAGGAAAGTATTGATAGTTTAAAACGGGAACAATTGAAGACTCGGTTACTCTCAAGGTTGGCTATCTCCGAGCAAAAAACACTCGACAGATCTCTACTTTTTGAGATAAAGAATGCTTTGGATGCTGAGGTTTGCTGTTTGTTGGATGGGGGTGATGGAGTCAGCAATATCGAAACCACTGATAATTTTCCGGCTTTTCTGCTTACGAAGTTAGAAGATGCTGATGAGGCTTCCAATTTAGCTGTTCAATTCCAACAAGTTGATGCTAATCTTGTCCGCTTCAGTAAGTTAAGCCGCCAAGCTAAGTTTGCTTTACTATTCTGGAAGCAAACCCCTTGGGATACAGAACTCTGCTCTTTTATTCACGCTTTAGCCTGTCTCCTCTCTCGCCCCCTTTTTGATTCCTGA